The nucleotide sequence ggacgaCGCCGCGACACCTGGGCCTTTCAAGGGGGATTCCACATTCAGCTCGTACGTGCACAATGGTCCGTAGGTGGATTGACTGGGTGCGTTGATTGGGGAAAGATGCAGTGGTTTGGGCTGCGACTGCACAGTCGAGGCGCTcatgctgcgctgccgcgacGCGCAAAGTTCTGTGTTGCGAGTTGCCACGAAAGCGTCTGCTGACCTTGAAGATGCGGTTTGAAGCAGTACGGGAGGAATAACAGTCGTCAAGTGAGATGAACGAGCGACCAGCGCCTCTTCATCTTCCTCGGTAATGGCCACTGCGCCAGAGCTGGCGTAGCTGACACCACAAAAGTGAGCGGGTGCGCCTGGAATGAGGCTGTCGCTGGGTACTGTGTAGTCCCCCGTGATGCCCCCCCGACGGGGAGGCACCTCTTGCCCCTCCACCCTTTCGTTGTGCCCTTTTGACGCCGCCAGAGAGGTCGTGCTATGTCGCTTGGCCAGTGGCAGGTGCACATCAGCCGATGCGTGAAGGCGGCCAAGGTCGGAGAGCACACGCCTGTATTGCCTGAAATCATCATCATTCGGGGTGTCGGTGTTGAGCAACACAAAAGACACCATACGGCACCCGTttgcgctgtcgctgcccaTGTGATAGTCCCAGCCCTCGGCGACTGTTGTGGCCTCCTCGATCACCCGCGTAGACATGCGGGACACCCACTCCTCATGCTGCTGAACCGCGTCAAAAATCCGCATCAGCGTGACCGCGCTCACCGACCCCGGCAGACTTCGGAGGCACGTGCCAGTGGCGCAAAGAAGGCTGCTGATGGCGTGCATGGCATTCCTGTGCCCCGACGAGCGACGACCAACCTCCGCCGACACCTCGCCAAGTCGAGCCAGTAACGCGTCCTCTCGTTCCTGCAAAGCCTGGCGCAGGCTAGTGAAGCACTGCTGGATTTCCGTGCGGACAGCGTCCACCTTGGTCTCGTACGCAGGCCACAGAGCTGCTAATTGCGTGCCAATCGCGTCGGCGTCGCGTTGCAATGCGGCGAGCTCTGTGGAGTGTTGAGTcaatgcagcagcggtgcgtgcCGCGACGTCGGCCAGCGGAAATACTTCATGCCCGCGATGGGCACCACCAAAGCAGCAcgtcacgcacacacatgtcGAACACGTGTCACAGAAAAGGTCCAGCACCATGCCAGCGTGCTGCGTACACCTCAGGTGCCCACGCCGACGTGCCTGCTCAACGCCCAGCACTTCGTGCTGCCTAAAGCCACCCTTGCTGTGCGTGGCTCTGTGGCAGGCATCACACATACCGAAGTCACACTGCATGCAGACGCACGTCGCCCTAGCCTCTTCACAGATGGAGCAACAAGGTGACGCGGATCCGGCGGGTGCGCTGGGTGGCCGGACAGTGCCACCGGCCTGCGTGGTGCACGGAGAGGGTTGAGAGTCCGTGTAGCTGTTGCGCACGACACTCGCATCGCAGAAACCCGCCACATCGCCGGCTAGGCAGGCGGATGATAACACTGCTGCGTCGCACATAGCATTGCACAGTGGGCACGCAAGGAGACTTGCACAGCAAGACGCTGAGGTCGACAGAGGTGAAAGCGTggacgaggcggcagagCCACTGGTGCTACTGCTGTGGTCCATCGTTGCGGCCTTGCTCTCATTGACAGCGCGCACCGCCGAGAGCCATCGCTCCACACACGCCCGACAGGCAAGACAGTGCAATGCCTCCTCGACAGCTCGGGAATGACATGAGGAAAGCGATGAAGTGTTACTGACTGGCTCATGCAGGTCTACCGGATCGACAAGCTCCACCGCACTACAGAGCGGGCACAGAAACGGCCACGATATCGGCGCCCCTAACACTTCCTTcggcgctgcctccgccgcgaTTGTCTCCTCACTAAGAGGCGCCACAGGGGCGGGGCAAGCTTGGAAAGTCTCTTCCTCATCTTGGGAGGAACTACAAATACATTCATCGGGGGCACCAGTCTTCCCGCTGAGATCTCCCTCCACCGCAGACCTTCCCAGAGTGCGCTTTGCCATTTTGAAGATGGGAATGAGAGAAGACACTAACCTCTTGGAcaaagcagaagaaaggGGGCTTCACCTCTATGAAGTTCAGCTCCCAGGCGGCCTAGCAAGCGATATAGGCGCGTGTCAAGACGGTCAAACAAGCAGGGTCCTTTTCGTCTCTGTACTTTCTTAAGCGAGGAGAGTACCGTACGTTCACcggaaagaagaagggcgatgcatggggaggggggctacAAAATGGAGTACTGCGCAGCAGAGGGACAAAGACAGAGAACGTGTGACAGGCAGCACGCATGGGCCACAGCGCGGTATTCCTCCGTGTGTATTtaagaagaggggggcatATGAAGGACAAGGGAGGCACAATGCGCACCCTGCAGTTTCAAACCCCGTACGTACGTCACAGCAACAACAattttccttttcttgctTATTTGCTTCAACGTGTACACTGCACCACGAACAAATCCACAACTGCACACCCCTACAGCCACCGCCCAGCTATACCGCTGTGGCATCACGGCCGACCCCGCGTCGTCTGCCACGAGCCGCCCCCTGCCGCCGAAGCGGGCCCTGCGTCGCACGGGCTCTTCTCGCCCAATCCCCGCACCTCCTTCGCGTACGGGCTGCGCGATCAGCGCTGCACGGACCCGCGTGCGCCGCATGTCCTGACCCCAGCGGGCCGCGCCCAGGGTCCTGCTCTCGCGAGTCGAGGCGCTGGCATCTGCCGTGCGGGCAGCAGGGGGCTGATCCACGCGCAGCTcggaggaggtcgaggagGGGGATCGGCCCGCCCCAGGCTAGGGGGCCCTGTGAGACCCCGCACTCTGCCTGCAGGCcacgctctccccctcaccaTCGCTTCAAGCCGCGGCACGACacgggggggaggagcgtgCGCTCGCTGTGCCTTCACATTCTTCCACTTCTGCCGAGGCCACGTGTCGAGGATGTCCTGGACGGCATGCCCGCATGGGCCGCACCCGGCGGGACGCTGCTGGGAGTCGGTGACAGCGCGCGCCTTCTACCCGTCTCTCCCCCCGAGCCCGCACGCCTTTTGGCAGCAGTGAATGGGccaggcggaggaggggccCTGCATAAGCGGGTGTCTGCGCATACAGAGCTCCCAGCATGTCCTTCAGAGGGGGcacaaggggggggggcagcggtagACACCCGATGGGGGAAGCCCACGCACAGCGCGAGGGAGATGCGCACATTTACATCACCGCGTGGGCGATCGTGGCGTCCTATGGGGTGTGCTTCGGGGCCTCGAGCGGGCCGAGAGGTCTCCGTATCGAACGCCGGGCACAGCGCCAGTTCGCCGGCTCGCATAGGAGAAAcgcgcggtggtggaggttctggcggcagcaggcatACCCACAATGAGTGGGCGCCAGACCCTGACACCACGGGGAGGTAGCTGGCATTATTATGAACggtggaagagaaaggaCGGGTAGAAAAACAGAATGGAgtaaagaggggaagaagagcatAGCCAACGCCGTGCAGTTCGTCAGGGGAAACGTCATGAGGAGCGTCGGCCGTCCTATTGGCACAAGATAGGTGCTCCGGATTCCCCCAGCGCAGAAAATACGCAAACACTGTCAAAGCAcaaaggtgtgtgtgggtgtgggtgggtgggttgTGCAGGACAGGAGAGGGCGGGGAAGTGAGAAACATTCGAGAGTTCGAGTTGTTGCTGCTTTTCATCTGCTTGCTGCATGAGCACAAGGACTACGAAGACAGGAAGGTCGTTTACTATACATGCGTATTCGTATGAAGGTGTGGGAGGTGCGGTGGTGTGCAGCTGGGGCGATGTAAAGGATCGGCGGGGCAAAGTAGAAAGGGGTCCTGGCGAACAAGCACACTGAGAGACGCGGAAGACTTATGCTGCCGATGGTGCCGTCTTCAAACCAGCATGACAACCCATCGTGAGCCAGCTACCAGCGCTTGGGCCATTCCCAGCAAAGCTGCAAAACGCCGTGATACGACCAAATCGCGCAAACCCGCAGGGGACGGTCCTGTGACTCATGTACCGAAAAAGATCTGCCGTCATTCCTTCGACACTCACTTTGCACCCTCCCATTCTGTGGCGTTCGCGCCAAAGAGAAAAGTcgccttcgccacctcctctggGCGGATCAGGCGTCCGTTCACCATCGTCAGCTGGGGCAACACCGACAGCGTCCACAGATacacctgctcctcctgtGGGAGCGCCAGAACCTCCTTCTGGTGGTGCACGCGCACATCGAGCTCTCCGTCACGCCTCATACTGCCCATCGCATGCACAAAGCTGTGCGCCTCGGGGGCGGCGAGGTCCGCGTAGGCGGCAGTGGTTGGTGTCGCTGCCTGTACCGCTAATGATTTCGAGAACCCCCACCCCGGAATCGCGCTTCTGCACCGGCGGTACTTCGGAACTGAGTCGCCCGCGTTTTTGGCTAGCTTGTCGGTGGCGCTGAAGACGAGGCTCAGGGTGCTGCTATTCTCAAGAGCGCTGCTACCTTCTcccgcggcgacggcagaAGTCGCAGCGCCAGTGGTAGCTGTGGTGATGCTCGCTGTGCCTGGGGCCTCACTACTGTCGCCGCCAGAGCAAAGCGACCTACAGTTTTCCTCTTCATCACTCATGACCACCTCTTCATGGTACTCGGTTCCGTGCATCGCTGTCGCGAGCGGGTCACCCAGGCGCCCGTCCTCTCCGGATGCGTGATGTGGCAGGTGCTCCAGACCAGTGTTCCCCGCAAATTCCAAGGTGCGCAGGCCCttgaggcggcggaggaccAGCAGCTCCTTTAGCCCTGACAACTCGTTCCGCCCAACGTCGAGCACTGATAAGCAGGAGAGCACCTCAACAGCGGCGCTCAAGCGGCGCACGCTATTACTGGCAATGTTCACCTTTTCAATCTTCGAAGTGACAGAGTAGAGAAAATCGGTGCTTGACAACAAGTTTTCGCTCAGCTCCAACTCGCGGAGCAGTTGTGCCGCCGCGAAGGCGTTGGTATCGACTCTTTCGAGCGCATTGCCCCTCAACGAAAAGCGTGTGAGTCGCtgggcagcagagaggcagtgTGCAGGGAGATGCCGCACTTGGTTACTGCGGCACGTAAAGTCGAGCAGGAAGGGCAGCTTTTCCAACCCGTCTAGTGAGGTGATGCAGTTGTCGTCCAGGTAGAGCTGCTCCAGGCATCCGGCCGCCGACGCGGCAAGGGATGCGAACACGTCCGAGGTGAGACGGTTGTGGCATGCGTGAAGATGCACCAATTGTGGCATGTAGCGCACCGCATCCAGCTCTGTGAGGTGGTTATCATTAACGCAGAGTCTTTGCAGATGAGCgtactgctgcagccccGGCACCGCACGGAGATGCTTCGAGGCGAGGTGGCTTCTCGTGTACACCAGTTCGCCATAAGGATTGTGGCCAAGGTCGGAGAGAGAGCTATACAATTCTTCGAGAGTGAGGTCGTGCATCTCTCCTGACTGAGGCGAGAGCGTCCAGACAGCCACGTCTTCATCTCGCGAGGAATGCGCAGTGCCTGTGCCGGTGTGTATCGCTGTCGACATTGCCAcccttgttctctcttcgaTGAAACTGCAGGTGCGCGCACTGGGGCTTCcgcgggaaaaaaaaaaaacaaagtgAAACTCCTCCCCAGCTAGCGATTGCCCTCTCGTCTTCGGTCGTTCCTTTCCGGCTTACGAGTGTGCGCTTGTGCGCGCACGGAGGGGCGAAAGGGCTACGCGCGAGCAGGAAAAGGCAGAAAT is from Leishmania panamensis strain MHOM/PA/94/PSC-1 chromosome 35 sequence and encodes:
- a CDS encoding hypothetical protein (TriTrypDB/GeneDB-style sysID: LpmP.35.1580), with protein sequence MAKRTLGRSAVEGDLSGKTGAPDECICSSSQDEEETFQACPAPVAPLSEETIAAEAAPKEVLGAPISWPFLCPLCSAVELVDPVDLHEPVSNTSSLSSCHSRAVEEALHCLACRACVERWLSAVRAVNESKAATMDHSSSTSGSAASSTLSPLSTSASCCASLLACPLCNAMCDAAVLSSACLAGDVAGFCDASVVRNSYTDSQPSPCTTQAGGTVRPPSAPAGSASPCCSICEEARATCVCMQCDFGMCDACHRATHSKGGFRQHEVLGVEQARRRGHLRCTQHAGMVLDLFCDTCSTCVCVTCCFGGAHRGHEVFPLADVAARTAAALTQHSTELAALQRDADAIGTQLAALWPAYETKVDAVRTEIQQCFTSLRQALQEREDALLARLGEVSAEVGRRSSGHRNAMHAISSLLCATGTCLRSLPGSVSAVTLMRIFDAVQQHEEWVSRMSTRVIEEATTVAEGWDYHMGSDSANGCRMVSFVLLNTDTPNDDDFRQYRRVLSDLGRLHASADVHLPLAKRHSTTSLAASKGHNERVEGQEVPPRRGGITGDYTVPSDSLIPGAPAHFCGVSYASSGAVAITEEDEEALVARSSHLTTVIPPVLLQTASSRSADAFVATRNTELCASRQRSMSASTVQSQPKPLHLSPINAPSQSTYGPLCTYELNVESPLKGPGVAASSSAAAGTLRLNGVPSKWSGVKQNLQEANARGSFAVELGTLGRHQPGCTAAAAARSVRDTIPFRVSFPPRRMGSYDLTDEDGRTLGKDGDQMPWRALKLHRNSSVHDDVRSAATSLPLHKSTTRLQYFTELDLRKPNELVQAPPESGSSTPKRDRAESQRRTTGLQLEL
- a CDS encoding hypothetical protein (TriTrypDB/GeneDB-style sysID: LpmP.35.1590), with the translated sequence MSTAIHTGTGTAHSSRDEDVAVWTLSPQSGEMHDLTLEELYSSLSDLGHNPYGELVYTRSHLASKHLRAVPGLQQYAHLQRLCVNDNHLTELDAVRYMPQLVHLHACHNRLTSDVFASLAASAAGCLEQLYLDDNCITSLDGLEKLPFLLDFTCRSNQVRHLPAHCLSAAQRLTRFSLRGNALERVDTNAFAAAQLLRELELSENLLSSTDFLYSVTSKIEKVNIASNSVRRLSAAVEVLSCLSVLDVGRNELSGLKELLVLRRLKGLRTLEFAGNTGLEHLPHHASGEDGRLGDPLATAMHGTEYHEEVVMSDEEENCRSLCSGGDSSEAPGTASITTATTGAATSAVAAGEGSSALENSSTLSLVFSATDKLAKNAGDSVPKYRRCRSAIPGWGFSKSLAVQAATPTTAAYADLAAPEAHSFVHAMGSMRRDGELDVRVHHQKEVLALPQEEQVYLWTLSVLPQLTMVNGRLIRPEEVAKATFLFGANATEWEGAK